A part of Girardinichthys multiradiatus isolate DD_20200921_A chromosome 12, DD_fGirMul_XY1, whole genome shotgun sequence genomic DNA contains:
- the rab11fip1a gene encoding rab11 family-interacting protein 1 isoform X2, translating to MSLLDQSQQWLPTSVVVTVHQARNLRTKGKNGTNDAYAIIQVAKEKFSTSVSEKCVAPVWKEEASFDLPLFHPGNVERCTLYIVVMHRAQVGLDKFLGQAVVNLLEHHDDKSRKKTDWYKLVDKSGKEDKVRGEVLLDIKFMRNNMSVSMFDLSMQDKPRSRISKLKDKVRGKKNEGSSDSVSAIVPPVSQVLTDSEEEADAQSLNHSSGEKKKSKIKNIFASKSNLQRNMSQSMSTLGTLPEKNSSLSASRSSGLNVDSTEGKKKFRLLGHKRTGSSDSKVSLGAFSLLGRSKQSNSELNNLCINGSHVYTEEAEAKAGSTLSLNSSGLGSVEDVHKHTSDASADINKSVSVPLHNHESADKALLEQQRHQQEENRRQAEEKRIAEAKRMEEEEKYRAEAKRLQDEEQRRQQEEQERRRCYLEDEAKRKKQEEEERRNEEERMRLEAAESHRLEEERQKAEDRKRQEEASMTERLSTLFGMIKKKKDEVQQQSTGAENPAAAPHTDSRSPDIPISHHTTNPFDDIPRSDPPPASDQSLTDPLNFSRNPQTPSAMVFLNRTAKVSAVKPRLPQILEAEPADYQSHSQPCPSPAQSESTPSIVPSECPDTFSNLHSSLAPPNVSRSPSGSPRGSTEDLSLVGSEGSSATMADQRRRSPLPPLYSVHRTQPGESHVPVRDFKNPAYVEDDGSQQRQVSLPLPDYNMLFPQKRHGVQGQTQWDHLVSELSQKHRDSTPECMGPEMSVDGPVEQPNPRLHETQENPAIGKHQVTKPVSSKKVAAPAPPRHASSQVSPSVVVSSERQGQKITPHSLLRSSSPAVPSSVQTSTTSSGTSKDGGSKGLYSSAPAAPTTRPPSGLAADTTPLDEQRKPQVASNKEAPTAKPRQRVSGQEPANQEESAAKASIQTLSNSNMSGMKKRESFEQSNQFSSTEHLSQDSRAQLQHDQEVDIFSGNLQREQKSEKRAGMPENSDNTFNQEKTVDPFVHLNSNDSVKLSESRKKDEQSNLGSPAFQRRNSSRKKIVPSSVRSENIFLPQQEPGSKEDTASPTTNQVVSARRAANAFTPRQPESHLKQQSRLYGKEDPSPAEAFPATSAFPSPQHLSNLLEEPPTQAEHLSGGKSLLKAWVSPSEPHSASTQSNNGSGLGLSPRRPHPVKPMSSSESQPTSFPAVKEIKDWDSAPGKIKLEESVESGPYSQLTTEELVKLVVKQQMDLSKKDSKIKELEEYIDNLLVRVIEEKPAILQALNIAKPV from the exons ATGTCTCTACTCGACCAGAGCCAGCAATGGCTTCCAACAAGTGTGGTGGTAACGGTGCACCAGGCTCGGAACCTGCGGACCAAGGGCAAGAATGGCACCAACGACGCCTACGCCATCATCCAGGTGGCCAAAGAGAAGTTCTCCACCTCGGTGTCGGAGAAATGTGTCGCTCCGGTGTGGAAGGAGGAGGCTTCGTTTGACCTGCCGCTCTTCCATCCGGGAAACGTCGAGCGCTGTACGCTGTACATCGTAGTCATGCACCGTGCCCAGGTGGGACTGGACAAGTTCTTGGGTCAGGCCGTGGTAAACCTGCTGGAACATCATGACGATAAGTCCCGCAAGAAGACCGA CTGGTACAAGCTGGTGGACAAGTCTGGAAAGGAGGACAAGGTGCGAGGGGAGGTGCTCCTAGACATCAAGTTTATGAGAAACAACATGTCAGTGAGCATGTTTGACCTTTCGATGCAGGACAAGCCGCGTTCTCGCATCTCTAAGCTGAAGGACAAAGTCCGTGGAAAAAAGAATGAGGGCTCCTCAGACTCTGTTTCAGCTATCGTTCCACCTGTCAGCCAGGTGCTGACAGACAGTGAGGAAGAAGCTGATGCGCAGTCACTTAATCACTCCTCTGGCGAAAAGAAGAaatcaaaaatcaaaaatatttttgcctCTAAATCAAACTTGCAGCGTAACATGTCCCAGTCGATGTCCACACTTGGGACGCTCCCTGAAAAGAACTCATCCCTCTCTGCCAGCCGCTCATCTGGTCTCAATGTAGATTCCACTGAAG gaaaaaagaaattcagACTCCTGGGACACAAGCGAACAGGCAGCTCTGACAGCAAGGTTTCTCTGGGTGCTTTCTCCTTACTGGGCCGGTCCAAGCAGAGCAACAGTGAGCTGAACAACCTGTGCATCAACGGCAGCCATGTGTACACTGAGGAGGCAGAAGCTAAAGCTGGATCTACCCTCAGTCTGAACAGCTCAGGCCTAGGTTCTGTGGAGGATGtccacaaacacacatctgATGCCTCTGCAGATATCAATAAAAGTGTATCTGTGCCTTTACACAACCATGAATCGGCAGATAAAGCTCTACTGGAGCAACAGCGCCATCAACAGGAGGAAAATAGAAGGCAGGCAGAGGAAAAGCGCATCGCAGAGGCCAAGAGgatggaggaagaggaaaaaTATAGGGCAGAGGCCAAGAGACTGCAGGATGAAGAACAGCGCAGACAACAGGAGGAGCAGGAGAGGAGAAGATGTTATCTTGAGGATGAagcaaagaggaaaaaacaggaagaggaggaaaggAGGAATGAAGAAGAACGCATGAGgctggaagcagctgaaagccACAGGCTTGAAGAAGAGCGCCAAAAAGCAGAGGACCGTAAACGCCAGGAGGAGGCCTCCATGACTGAAAGGCTGTCAACTCTGTTTGGAATGATCaaaaagaagaaggatgaggtGCAGCAACAAAGCACAGGTGCGGAGAATCCTGCAGCAGCCCCTCACACTGACTCCAGAAGCCCTGATATACCCATCTCCCACCACACCACAAATCCATTCGACGACATTCCCCGCTCAGATCCTCCACCTGCCAGCGATCAAAGTCTGACTGATCCTCTAAATTTCAGTCGTAACCCACAAACACCTTCTGCCATGGTCTTCCTTAACCGCACCGCTAAAGTGTCTGCAGTCAAACCCAG ATTGCCTCAAATTTTGGAGGCTGAACCAGCTGACTACCAAAGCCACAGTCAGCCATGTCCTTCCCCAGCCCAGTCTGAGTCTACCCCCTCTATTGTTCCATCCGAGTGCCCTGATACCTTCTCCAACTTGCACTCATCATTGGCTCCGCCTAACGTAAGCCGAAGTCCGTCTGGTTCTCCTCGTGGCAGCACAGAAGACTTATCGCTGGTTGGATCCGAGGGATCTTCAGCCACCATGGCGGATCAGAGGAGAAGATCACCCCTACCACCCTTATATTCTGTGCACCGAACCCAGCCTGGAGAAAGTCATGTTCCTGTCAGAGACTTCAAGAACCCTGCGTATGTAGAGGATGATGGATCACAACAAAGACAAGTTTCTTTACCGCTTCCAGATTACAACATGCTCTTTCCTCAGAAGAGACACGGAGTGCAAGGCCAAACTCAATGGGACCACCTAGTCTCTGAGCTCAGTCAGAAGCATAGAGACAGTACACCTGAATGTATGGGTCCTGAGATGAGTGTGGATGGACCAGTGGAGCAACCAAATCCTAGGTTGCACGAAACACAGGAGAATCCTGCTATCGGGAAACATCAGGTGACCAAACCTGTGTCGTCGAAAAAAGTAGCAGCCCCTGCTCCACCTAGGCATGCTTCCTCTCAAGTCTCTCCTTCAGTGGTCGTTTCCagtgaaagacagggccagaaGATCACTCCACACTCTCTGCTGAGGTCTAGTTCACCTGCAGTCCCATCATCTGTACAAACTTCTACCACAAGCAGTGGAACGTCAAAAGATGGAGGGAGCAAGGGGCTCTATTCTTCAGCTCCGGCTGCACCTACAACCAGACCACCCAGTGGATTGGCTGCTGATACAACCCCATTAGATGAACAAAGGAAACCACAAGTTGCCTCAAACAAAGAAGCACCCACAGCAAAACCCAGACAAAGGGTTAGTGGCCAAGAGCCAGCAAACCAGGAGGAATCTGCTGCGAAGGCGAGCATCCAAACATTGTCCAATTCAAACATGAGCGGCATGAAGAAAAGGGAGAGCTTTGAACAGTCTAATCAGTTTTCCAGCACTGAACACCTATCTCAAGACTCAAGGGCACAACTACAGCATGATCAAGAAGTGGATATCTTTTCAGGCAATCTGCAGAGAGAGcagaaatctgaaaaaagaGCAGGGATGCCAGAAAATTCTGATAACACCTTTAATCAAGAAAAAACAGTTGAtccttttgttcatttaaatagcAATGATTCAGTCAAACTGAGtgagagcagaaaaaaagatgAGCAGTCAAACCTGGGCAGTCCTGCCTTTCAAAGGAGGAATTCATCGAGAAAGAAGATTGTCCCATCCTCAGTTCGCTCCGAGAACATTTTCCTGCCCCAACAAGAACCGGGATCTAAAGAGGACACTGCCTCTCCCACAACCAATCAGGTGGTTTCTGCAAGACGTGCTGCCAATGCATTTACCCCACGGCAGCCTGAAAGTCACCTGAAACAACAAAGCAGGTTGTATGGAAAAGAGGATCCATCACCAGCTGAAGCTTTTCCTGCGACTTCAGCTTTTCCTTCCCCACAGCACCTCTCTAACCTTCTGGAGGAACCACCAACACAGGCAGAACATTTGTCTGGGGGAAAATCGCTTTTGAAAGCATGGGTGTCCCCCTCCGAACCTCATTCTGCCAGTACTCAGAGTAACAATGGAAGTGGGCTAGGATTGAGTCCACGCAG GCCTCATCCAGTGAAGCCCATGAGTTCCTCTGAGAGCCAGCCCACCAGTTTTCCTGCTGTAAAGGAGATCAAAGATTGGGACTCTGCtcctggaaaaataaag TTGGAAGAGTCTGTGGAAAGCGGCCCTTACAGTCAGCTGACGACAGAGGAGCTGGTGAAGCTGGTGGTGAAACAGCAGATGGACCTGTCCAAGAAAGACTCCAAGATCAAAGAGCTGGAGGAGTACATCGACAATCTACTGGTCCGGGTCATAGAGGAGAAACCCGCCATCTTGCAGGCTCTCAACATTGCCAAGCCAGTTTAA
- the rab11fip1a gene encoding rab11 family-interacting protein 1 isoform X1: MSLLDQSQQWLPTSVVVTVHQARNLRTKGKNGTNDAYAIIQVAKEKFSTSVSEKCVAPVWKEEASFDLPLFHPGNVERCTLYIVVMHRAQVGLDKFLGQAVVNLLEHHDDKSRKKTDWYKLVDKSGKEDKVRGEVLLDIKFMRNNMSVSMFDLSMQDKPRSRISKLKDKVRGKKNEGSSDSVSAIVPPVSQVLTDSEEEADAQSLNHSSGEKKKSKIKNIFASKSNLQRNMSQSMSTLGTLPEKNSSLSASRSSGLNVDSTEGKKKFRLLGHKRTGSSDSKVSLGAFSLLGRSKQSNSELNNLCINGSHVYTEEAEAKAGSTLSLNSSGLGSVEDVHKHTSDASADINKSVSVPLHNHESADKALLEQQRHQQEENRRQAEEKRIAEAKRMEEEEKYRAEAKRLQDEEQRRQQEEQERRRCYLEDEAKRKKQEEEERRNEEERMRLEAAESHRLEEERQKAEDRKRQEEASMTERLSTLFGMIKKKKDEVQQQSTGAENPAAAPHTDSRSPDIPISHHTTNPFDDIPRSDPPPASDQSLTDPLNFSRNPQTPSAMVFLNRTAKVSAVKPSRLPQILEAEPADYQSHSQPCPSPAQSESTPSIVPSECPDTFSNLHSSLAPPNVSRSPSGSPRGSTEDLSLVGSEGSSATMADQRRRSPLPPLYSVHRTQPGESHVPVRDFKNPAYVEDDGSQQRQVSLPLPDYNMLFPQKRHGVQGQTQWDHLVSELSQKHRDSTPECMGPEMSVDGPVEQPNPRLHETQENPAIGKHQVTKPVSSKKVAAPAPPRHASSQVSPSVVVSSERQGQKITPHSLLRSSSPAVPSSVQTSTTSSGTSKDGGSKGLYSSAPAAPTTRPPSGLAADTTPLDEQRKPQVASNKEAPTAKPRQRVSGQEPANQEESAAKASIQTLSNSNMSGMKKRESFEQSNQFSSTEHLSQDSRAQLQHDQEVDIFSGNLQREQKSEKRAGMPENSDNTFNQEKTVDPFVHLNSNDSVKLSESRKKDEQSNLGSPAFQRRNSSRKKIVPSSVRSENIFLPQQEPGSKEDTASPTTNQVVSARRAANAFTPRQPESHLKQQSRLYGKEDPSPAEAFPATSAFPSPQHLSNLLEEPPTQAEHLSGGKSLLKAWVSPSEPHSASTQSNNGSGLGLSPRRPHPVKPMSSSESQPTSFPAVKEIKDWDSAPGKIKLEESVESGPYSQLTTEELVKLVVKQQMDLSKKDSKIKELEEYIDNLLVRVIEEKPAILQALNIAKPV, encoded by the exons ATGTCTCTACTCGACCAGAGCCAGCAATGGCTTCCAACAAGTGTGGTGGTAACGGTGCACCAGGCTCGGAACCTGCGGACCAAGGGCAAGAATGGCACCAACGACGCCTACGCCATCATCCAGGTGGCCAAAGAGAAGTTCTCCACCTCGGTGTCGGAGAAATGTGTCGCTCCGGTGTGGAAGGAGGAGGCTTCGTTTGACCTGCCGCTCTTCCATCCGGGAAACGTCGAGCGCTGTACGCTGTACATCGTAGTCATGCACCGTGCCCAGGTGGGACTGGACAAGTTCTTGGGTCAGGCCGTGGTAAACCTGCTGGAACATCATGACGATAAGTCCCGCAAGAAGACCGA CTGGTACAAGCTGGTGGACAAGTCTGGAAAGGAGGACAAGGTGCGAGGGGAGGTGCTCCTAGACATCAAGTTTATGAGAAACAACATGTCAGTGAGCATGTTTGACCTTTCGATGCAGGACAAGCCGCGTTCTCGCATCTCTAAGCTGAAGGACAAAGTCCGTGGAAAAAAGAATGAGGGCTCCTCAGACTCTGTTTCAGCTATCGTTCCACCTGTCAGCCAGGTGCTGACAGACAGTGAGGAAGAAGCTGATGCGCAGTCACTTAATCACTCCTCTGGCGAAAAGAAGAaatcaaaaatcaaaaatatttttgcctCTAAATCAAACTTGCAGCGTAACATGTCCCAGTCGATGTCCACACTTGGGACGCTCCCTGAAAAGAACTCATCCCTCTCTGCCAGCCGCTCATCTGGTCTCAATGTAGATTCCACTGAAG gaaaaaagaaattcagACTCCTGGGACACAAGCGAACAGGCAGCTCTGACAGCAAGGTTTCTCTGGGTGCTTTCTCCTTACTGGGCCGGTCCAAGCAGAGCAACAGTGAGCTGAACAACCTGTGCATCAACGGCAGCCATGTGTACACTGAGGAGGCAGAAGCTAAAGCTGGATCTACCCTCAGTCTGAACAGCTCAGGCCTAGGTTCTGTGGAGGATGtccacaaacacacatctgATGCCTCTGCAGATATCAATAAAAGTGTATCTGTGCCTTTACACAACCATGAATCGGCAGATAAAGCTCTACTGGAGCAACAGCGCCATCAACAGGAGGAAAATAGAAGGCAGGCAGAGGAAAAGCGCATCGCAGAGGCCAAGAGgatggaggaagaggaaaaaTATAGGGCAGAGGCCAAGAGACTGCAGGATGAAGAACAGCGCAGACAACAGGAGGAGCAGGAGAGGAGAAGATGTTATCTTGAGGATGAagcaaagaggaaaaaacaggaagaggaggaaaggAGGAATGAAGAAGAACGCATGAGgctggaagcagctgaaagccACAGGCTTGAAGAAGAGCGCCAAAAAGCAGAGGACCGTAAACGCCAGGAGGAGGCCTCCATGACTGAAAGGCTGTCAACTCTGTTTGGAATGATCaaaaagaagaaggatgaggtGCAGCAACAAAGCACAGGTGCGGAGAATCCTGCAGCAGCCCCTCACACTGACTCCAGAAGCCCTGATATACCCATCTCCCACCACACCACAAATCCATTCGACGACATTCCCCGCTCAGATCCTCCACCTGCCAGCGATCAAAGTCTGACTGATCCTCTAAATTTCAGTCGTAACCCACAAACACCTTCTGCCATGGTCTTCCTTAACCGCACCGCTAAAGTGTCTGCAGTCAAACCCAG CAGATTGCCTCAAATTTTGGAGGCTGAACCAGCTGACTACCAAAGCCACAGTCAGCCATGTCCTTCCCCAGCCCAGTCTGAGTCTACCCCCTCTATTGTTCCATCCGAGTGCCCTGATACCTTCTCCAACTTGCACTCATCATTGGCTCCGCCTAACGTAAGCCGAAGTCCGTCTGGTTCTCCTCGTGGCAGCACAGAAGACTTATCGCTGGTTGGATCCGAGGGATCTTCAGCCACCATGGCGGATCAGAGGAGAAGATCACCCCTACCACCCTTATATTCTGTGCACCGAACCCAGCCTGGAGAAAGTCATGTTCCTGTCAGAGACTTCAAGAACCCTGCGTATGTAGAGGATGATGGATCACAACAAAGACAAGTTTCTTTACCGCTTCCAGATTACAACATGCTCTTTCCTCAGAAGAGACACGGAGTGCAAGGCCAAACTCAATGGGACCACCTAGTCTCTGAGCTCAGTCAGAAGCATAGAGACAGTACACCTGAATGTATGGGTCCTGAGATGAGTGTGGATGGACCAGTGGAGCAACCAAATCCTAGGTTGCACGAAACACAGGAGAATCCTGCTATCGGGAAACATCAGGTGACCAAACCTGTGTCGTCGAAAAAAGTAGCAGCCCCTGCTCCACCTAGGCATGCTTCCTCTCAAGTCTCTCCTTCAGTGGTCGTTTCCagtgaaagacagggccagaaGATCACTCCACACTCTCTGCTGAGGTCTAGTTCACCTGCAGTCCCATCATCTGTACAAACTTCTACCACAAGCAGTGGAACGTCAAAAGATGGAGGGAGCAAGGGGCTCTATTCTTCAGCTCCGGCTGCACCTACAACCAGACCACCCAGTGGATTGGCTGCTGATACAACCCCATTAGATGAACAAAGGAAACCACAAGTTGCCTCAAACAAAGAAGCACCCACAGCAAAACCCAGACAAAGGGTTAGTGGCCAAGAGCCAGCAAACCAGGAGGAATCTGCTGCGAAGGCGAGCATCCAAACATTGTCCAATTCAAACATGAGCGGCATGAAGAAAAGGGAGAGCTTTGAACAGTCTAATCAGTTTTCCAGCACTGAACACCTATCTCAAGACTCAAGGGCACAACTACAGCATGATCAAGAAGTGGATATCTTTTCAGGCAATCTGCAGAGAGAGcagaaatctgaaaaaagaGCAGGGATGCCAGAAAATTCTGATAACACCTTTAATCAAGAAAAAACAGTTGAtccttttgttcatttaaatagcAATGATTCAGTCAAACTGAGtgagagcagaaaaaaagatgAGCAGTCAAACCTGGGCAGTCCTGCCTTTCAAAGGAGGAATTCATCGAGAAAGAAGATTGTCCCATCCTCAGTTCGCTCCGAGAACATTTTCCTGCCCCAACAAGAACCGGGATCTAAAGAGGACACTGCCTCTCCCACAACCAATCAGGTGGTTTCTGCAAGACGTGCTGCCAATGCATTTACCCCACGGCAGCCTGAAAGTCACCTGAAACAACAAAGCAGGTTGTATGGAAAAGAGGATCCATCACCAGCTGAAGCTTTTCCTGCGACTTCAGCTTTTCCTTCCCCACAGCACCTCTCTAACCTTCTGGAGGAACCACCAACACAGGCAGAACATTTGTCTGGGGGAAAATCGCTTTTGAAAGCATGGGTGTCCCCCTCCGAACCTCATTCTGCCAGTACTCAGAGTAACAATGGAAGTGGGCTAGGATTGAGTCCACGCAG GCCTCATCCAGTGAAGCCCATGAGTTCCTCTGAGAGCCAGCCCACCAGTTTTCCTGCTGTAAAGGAGATCAAAGATTGGGACTCTGCtcctggaaaaataaag TTGGAAGAGTCTGTGGAAAGCGGCCCTTACAGTCAGCTGACGACAGAGGAGCTGGTGAAGCTGGTGGTGAAACAGCAGATGGACCTGTCCAAGAAAGACTCCAAGATCAAAGAGCTGGAGGAGTACATCGACAATCTACTGGTCCGGGTCATAGAGGAGAAACCCGCCATCTTGCAGGCTCTCAACATTGCCAAGCCAGTTTAA
- the rab11fip1a gene encoding rab11 family-interacting protein 2 isoform X3, which produces MSLLDQSQQWLPTSVVVTVHQARNLRTKGKNGTNDAYAIIQVAKEKFSTSVSEKCVAPVWKEEASFDLPLFHPGNVERCTLYIVVMHRAQVGLDKFLGQAVVNLLEHHDDKSRKKTDWYKLVDKSGKEDKVRGEVLLDIKFMRNNMSVSMFDLSMQDKPRSRISKLKDKVRGKKNEGSSDSVSAIVPPVSQVLTDSEEEADAQSLNHSSGEKKKSKIKNIFASKSNLQRNMSQSMSTLGTLPEKNSSLSASRSSGLNVDSTEGKKKFRLLGHKRTGSSDSKVSLGAFSLLGRSKQSNSELNNLCINGSHVYTEEAEAKAGSTLSLNSSGLGSVEDVHKHTSDASADINKSVSVPLHNHESADKALLEQQRHQQEENRRQAEEKRIAEAKRMEEEEKYRAEAKRLQDEEQRRQQEEQERRRCYLEDEAKRKKQEEEERRNEEERMRLEAAESHRLEEERQKAEDRKRQEEASMTERLSTLFGMIKKKKDEVQQQSTGAENPAAAPHTDSRSPDIPISHHTTNPFDDIPRSDPPPASDQSLTDPLNFSRNPQTPSAMVFLNRTAKVSAVKPRPHPVKPMSSSESQPTSFPAVKEIKDWDSAPGKIKLEESVESGPYSQLTTEELVKLVVKQQMDLSKKDSKIKELEEYIDNLLVRVIEEKPAILQALNIAKPV; this is translated from the exons ATGTCTCTACTCGACCAGAGCCAGCAATGGCTTCCAACAAGTGTGGTGGTAACGGTGCACCAGGCTCGGAACCTGCGGACCAAGGGCAAGAATGGCACCAACGACGCCTACGCCATCATCCAGGTGGCCAAAGAGAAGTTCTCCACCTCGGTGTCGGAGAAATGTGTCGCTCCGGTGTGGAAGGAGGAGGCTTCGTTTGACCTGCCGCTCTTCCATCCGGGAAACGTCGAGCGCTGTACGCTGTACATCGTAGTCATGCACCGTGCCCAGGTGGGACTGGACAAGTTCTTGGGTCAGGCCGTGGTAAACCTGCTGGAACATCATGACGATAAGTCCCGCAAGAAGACCGA CTGGTACAAGCTGGTGGACAAGTCTGGAAAGGAGGACAAGGTGCGAGGGGAGGTGCTCCTAGACATCAAGTTTATGAGAAACAACATGTCAGTGAGCATGTTTGACCTTTCGATGCAGGACAAGCCGCGTTCTCGCATCTCTAAGCTGAAGGACAAAGTCCGTGGAAAAAAGAATGAGGGCTCCTCAGACTCTGTTTCAGCTATCGTTCCACCTGTCAGCCAGGTGCTGACAGACAGTGAGGAAGAAGCTGATGCGCAGTCACTTAATCACTCCTCTGGCGAAAAGAAGAaatcaaaaatcaaaaatatttttgcctCTAAATCAAACTTGCAGCGTAACATGTCCCAGTCGATGTCCACACTTGGGACGCTCCCTGAAAAGAACTCATCCCTCTCTGCCAGCCGCTCATCTGGTCTCAATGTAGATTCCACTGAAG gaaaaaagaaattcagACTCCTGGGACACAAGCGAACAGGCAGCTCTGACAGCAAGGTTTCTCTGGGTGCTTTCTCCTTACTGGGCCGGTCCAAGCAGAGCAACAGTGAGCTGAACAACCTGTGCATCAACGGCAGCCATGTGTACACTGAGGAGGCAGAAGCTAAAGCTGGATCTACCCTCAGTCTGAACAGCTCAGGCCTAGGTTCTGTGGAGGATGtccacaaacacacatctgATGCCTCTGCAGATATCAATAAAAGTGTATCTGTGCCTTTACACAACCATGAATCGGCAGATAAAGCTCTACTGGAGCAACAGCGCCATCAACAGGAGGAAAATAGAAGGCAGGCAGAGGAAAAGCGCATCGCAGAGGCCAAGAGgatggaggaagaggaaaaaTATAGGGCAGAGGCCAAGAGACTGCAGGATGAAGAACAGCGCAGACAACAGGAGGAGCAGGAGAGGAGAAGATGTTATCTTGAGGATGAagcaaagaggaaaaaacaggaagaggaggaaaggAGGAATGAAGAAGAACGCATGAGgctggaagcagctgaaagccACAGGCTTGAAGAAGAGCGCCAAAAAGCAGAGGACCGTAAACGCCAGGAGGAGGCCTCCATGACTGAAAGGCTGTCAACTCTGTTTGGAATGATCaaaaagaagaaggatgaggtGCAGCAACAAAGCACAGGTGCGGAGAATCCTGCAGCAGCCCCTCACACTGACTCCAGAAGCCCTGATATACCCATCTCCCACCACACCACAAATCCATTCGACGACATTCCCCGCTCAGATCCTCCACCTGCCAGCGATCAAAGTCTGACTGATCCTCTAAATTTCAGTCGTAACCCACAAACACCTTCTGCCATGGTCTTCCTTAACCGCACCGCTAAAGTGTCTGCAGTCAAACCCAG GCCTCATCCAGTGAAGCCCATGAGTTCCTCTGAGAGCCAGCCCACCAGTTTTCCTGCTGTAAAGGAGATCAAAGATTGGGACTCTGCtcctggaaaaataaag TTGGAAGAGTCTGTGGAAAGCGGCCCTTACAGTCAGCTGACGACAGAGGAGCTGGTGAAGCTGGTGGTGAAACAGCAGATGGACCTGTCCAAGAAAGACTCCAAGATCAAAGAGCTGGAGGAGTACATCGACAATCTACTGGTCCGGGTCATAGAGGAGAAACCCGCCATCTTGCAGGCTCTCAACATTGCCAAGCCAGTTTAA